The proteins below come from a single Leptospiraceae bacterium genomic window:
- the add gene encoding adenosine deaminase — MKAKFEQILNRIAIIDRDVNELNRIKSKLPDDRPYSSGLQLIFDKQINNLHDERDVLLKQTVPNPPSWLIANHSTNGHHKHEVIQTIPTIDPNYKNTEPTEQEVMAFIKALPKTEIHLHLEACVNKQTLKEMFQKNGIEITEEEFDKKFMFHDLNGFIQLFLFIQSAVKSHEDFSFMIDSLAEYMRADNIIYTEVFVAPTKFIQNGIDFDKMIETMINRIREIRENEGLEIRLIIDVSRTFGAENAMNNLDRVLNLNYPELLGIGLGGAELLGPAKDYEEVFRKAREAGLHTVIHAGEDDGPWSIWDSINYLKVERIGHGTSAIQDPDLVDFLKETQIPIEICLTSNVFTGKYVKKEENHPVREYYDKGVYTCINTDDPEIFDVNLSYEYFKLYRFLNFTIEELIDLLKKGVYATFHPDKDALWKRVNSEIIKVRTKHNF, encoded by the coding sequence GTGAAAGCTAAGTTTGAACAAATACTAAATCGAATTGCGATCATCGATAGAGATGTGAACGAGCTGAATCGTATCAAAAGCAAACTTCCCGATGACCGCCCATATTCCTCTGGTTTACAACTTATATTTGATAAACAAATTAACAACTTACATGATGAAAGGGATGTTCTTTTAAAACAAACTGTTCCAAATCCTCCTTCATGGCTTATCGCAAATCACTCTACCAATGGTCATCATAAACACGAAGTCATTCAGACTATTCCTACTATCGATCCTAATTATAAAAATACAGAGCCTACTGAACAAGAGGTAATGGCATTTATTAAAGCTTTGCCAAAAACAGAAATACATTTACATTTAGAGGCGTGTGTTAACAAACAAACTCTCAAAGAAATGTTTCAAAAAAATGGAATTGAAATTACGGAAGAAGAATTTGATAAAAAATTCATGTTTCATGATCTGAATGGATTTATTCAATTATTTTTATTTATTCAGAGTGCAGTAAAATCACATGAAGATTTTTCTTTTATGATTGATAGTCTCGCCGAATATATGCGAGCGGATAATATTATTTATACAGAAGTTTTTGTTGCACCTACTAAGTTTATTCAAAATGGAATCGATTTTGATAAAATGATCGAAACTATGATAAATCGTATTCGAGAAATTCGAGAAAATGAAGGTCTAGAAATTAGATTAATTATAGACGTTTCTCGTACCTTTGGGGCAGAAAATGCGATGAATAATCTAGATCGTGTGTTAAATCTGAATTATCCGGAACTTCTTGGAATAGGACTTGGCGGAGCAGAATTACTTGGTCCAGCGAAAGACTATGAAGAAGTATTCAGAAAAGCAAGAGAAGCAGGGTTACACACTGTTATCCACGCTGGAGAAGATGATGGTCCTTGGTCTATCTGGGATTCTATTAATTATTTAAAGGTTGAGCGCATAGGTCATGGTACATCTGCGATACAAGATCCTGACTTAGTTGATTTTTTGAAAGAAACGCAAATTCCAATTGAAATTTGTTTAACTAGTAATGTGTTTACAGGCAAATATGTAAAGAAAGAAGAAAACCATCCAGTGCGAGAATACTACGACAAAGGTGTATATACTTGTATAAATACAGATGATCCGGAGATATTCGATGTTAACCTCTCCTATGAATATTTCAAACTATATCGTTTTTTAAATTTCACCATCGAAGAATTAATCGACCTACTCAAAAAAGGTGTCTACGCAACATTCCACCCAGACAAAGATGCATTATGGAAACGAGTCAACAGTGAAATCATCAAAGTCAGAACCAAACATAATTTTTAG
- a CDS encoding nucleotidyltransferase domain-containing protein codes for MNNQIIIQNDETIFKFKNMISHLEIPISRIYLFGSRAKGNQNPDSDYDFLVLLANIKDNDLVKKYRRTIVLKAHSEIPNIPFDILVKNLEEFDSYKLEINTLYNEIFQEGIEI; via the coding sequence ATGAATAATCAAATAATAATTCAAAATGATGAAACAATTTTTAAATTCAAGAATATGATTAGTCATTTGGAAATCCCGATTAGCCGCATCTATCTGTTTGGAAGCAGGGCAAAAGGAAATCAAAATCCAGATAGTGATTATGACTTTCTAGTTTTACTTGCCAATATCAAAGACAATGATTTAGTAAAAAAATACAGAAGAACTATCGTCTTAAAAGCCCACAGCGAAATTCCAAATATTCCATTCGATATTTTAGTTAAAAATTTAGAAGAATTCGATTCCTATAAACTAGAAATAAATACTTTGTACAATGAGATTTTTCAAGAAGGTATTGAAATTTGA
- a CDS encoding HEPN domain-containing protein, which yields MKTNIVDNFLIKASHDLGTAELIFKNKPEFTDTLTFHCQQTIEKSLKAYLTFHNTKIKSNHDLIYLIEKCSDLDSEFTSFSKDVFANVNDVGMSVRYDDIENDPKEEEAFRYLEFTREIYSFVK from the coding sequence TTGAAAACTAATATCGTAGATAATTTTTTAATAAAAGCATCTCATGATCTTGGAACTGCAGAATTGATATTTAAAAATAAGCCTGAATTTACAGATACATTGACTTTTCATTGTCAGCAAACTATTGAAAAATCCTTAAAAGCCTACCTAACATTTCATAACACAAAGATTAAATCAAATCATGATTTGATTTATTTGATTGAAAAATGTTCTGATTTAGATTCTGAATTTACATCATTCTCTAAAGATGTATTTGCAAATGTGAACGATGTAGGAATGTCAGTAAGATATGATGATATAGAAAATGATCCGAAAGAAGAGGAAGCTTTTCGCTATTTAGAGTTCACAAGAGAAATTTATTCTTTTGTGAAATAG
- a CDS encoding alpha/beta hydrolase, giving the protein MQINIAKRKTFNFQNLNLSYLDTETSSNEIMLITHANGYSAECYSYLIEAFSDKYRVVALDFSGHGQSEAYYDFTNWDFLRDQILALIEHENLTNITSIGHSMGGASALRASKKKSSIFKKLFLLDPTFLSLPIIVYGTIFGVPIAKNALKRRRNFKNIEQVRKVFRKFSAFANWDERVYEDYLRSCFRKSGEEVELICDPKIEARYFSTPNLKNFKDYGKNKLETHIIIPQKFEVCSPYRAKIIAKGNPKSSVTIIPDGTHFFPFEKTDFTLNKIKELL; this is encoded by the coding sequence ATGCAAATAAATATTGCCAAGCGTAAAACCTTCAACTTCCAAAACTTAAATCTTTCCTATTTAGATACAGAAACTTCTTCCAATGAGATAATGCTCATTACCCACGCGAATGGTTATAGTGCAGAATGTTATTCTTATTTAATAGAAGCATTTAGCGACAAATACAGAGTAGTCGCACTTGATTTTTCGGGTCATGGGCAATCAGAAGCTTATTATGATTTCACGAATTGGGATTTTTTACGCGATCAAATATTAGCTCTAATTGAGCATGAAAATCTAACAAATATTACTTCGATTGGGCATTCTATGGGAGGCGCAAGTGCACTTCGAGCATCTAAAAAGAAGAGTAGTATATTTAAAAAATTATTTCTACTAGATCCGACTTTTCTAAGTTTACCAATTATAGTATATGGCACTATTTTTGGAGTTCCGATTGCGAAAAATGCTCTCAAGAGAAGAAGAAATTTTAAGAATATAGAACAAGTTCGTAAAGTGTTTCGAAAATTCTCCGCATTCGCAAACTGGGATGAACGGGTATATGAAGATTATCTGCGCTCCTGTTTTAGAAAATCAGGTGAAGAAGTAGAGCTAATCTGTGATCCCAAAATTGAAGCAAGATATTTTAGCACACCCAATCTGAAAAATTTCAAAGATTATGGAAAAAATAAACTGGAGACTCATATCATTATACCTCAAAAGTTTGAAGTCTGTTCCCCTTATCGTGCGAAAATTATCGCAAAGGGAAATCCAAAGTCGAGTGTTACCATTATCCCCGATGGAACCCATTTTTTCCCATTTGAGAAGACTGATTTTACTTTGAATAAGATAAAGGAATTATTATGA
- a CDS encoding YdcF family protein produces the protein MMNLFFFFSKILTVFLFPLPLCIVLGIFLVLFKIKGAKNKFFAFLPIGLIWLAASFPVCDFLVSSLENDFPPVPIQNVEQADAIVVLGGMINTVSKFSNRVELTGSADRLTDSILLWKAGKAKYILFTGGSGILFEQELKEASFAEKFLLDFGIPKSQILLESESRNTFENGLYTKKILEEKKLKRIILVTSAFHMKRSVAIFKKLGIDVIPFPTDYRTLRTGFNWETFVPSTGALDTTTFSLKEWMGIFVYEWKGYM, from the coding sequence ATTATGAATCTATTCTTCTTTTTTTCCAAAATCCTAACTGTATTTTTATTCCCTCTTCCACTTTGTATTGTGCTTGGAATCTTTTTGGTTCTATTCAAAATCAAGGGGGCGAAAAATAAATTTTTTGCATTTCTTCCCATCGGACTAATCTGGTTAGCCGCAAGTTTTCCGGTTTGTGACTTTTTGGTGAGTAGTTTAGAAAATGACTTTCCGCCTGTTCCAATCCAAAATGTAGAGCAAGCAGACGCGATTGTAGTTCTTGGAGGAATGATTAATACTGTTAGCAAATTTTCCAACCGTGTGGAATTAACTGGCTCGGCAGATAGGCTAACCGATAGTATCCTCCTTTGGAAAGCAGGAAAAGCCAAATACATCCTATTCACCGGCGGGTCTGGAATTTTATTTGAACAAGAATTAAAAGAAGCAAGTTTTGCCGAAAAGTTTTTACTTGATTTTGGAATTCCCAAAAGTCAAATCCTACTCGAATCAGAATCGCGCAATACTTTCGAAAACGGACTCTATACCAAAAAAATCCTAGAAGAAAAAAAGCTGAAGCGCATAATTCTTGTTACCTCTGCTTTTCATATGAAGCGATCTGTAGCTATCTTCAAAAAACTTGGCATTGACGTAATTCCGTTCCCCACCGACTACCGTACTCTACGAACTGGATTTAACTGGGAAACTTTTGTTCCTTCGACTGGTGCTTTGGATACTACGACTTTTTCACTAAAAGAATGGATGGGTATTTTTGTTTATGAATGGAAGGGGTATATGTAG
- a CDS encoding FHA domain-containing protein, with product MKKISLAYEKNHYALEDALTLGRDSENDIVIPEGLISRKHCKIVRNDLKVSIEDLESSNGTFLLLGNGDLIPITGKKEFEVTMHTPHKILLGKSAEVEFYYPDIKTINNTDELAPLSLGLVKSPGKLSIENVKLISKIYPNAGAVMIRRMLEILLYSKISQDDLRDASDLYSMISIVKGKFQLDDEIGRAMYGIRKQGNAGAHKDNVSLKSVEESIVWFAKIENALKK from the coding sequence ATGAAGAAGATTAGTTTAGCCTATGAAAAAAATCATTACGCGTTGGAAGATGCTTTAACCTTAGGTCGGGATTCCGAAAATGATATTGTAATCCCTGAAGGTCTCATATCTCGCAAACATTGTAAAATTGTAAGAAATGATTTGAAGGTATCGATAGAAGATTTAGAGTCTTCCAACGGAACATTTTTACTTTTGGGTAATGGTGATTTAATTCCAATTACAGGAAAAAAAGAATTCGAAGTTACTATGCATACACCTCATAAAATTTTATTAGGAAAATCTGCTGAGGTAGAATTCTATTATCCGGACATAAAGACGATAAACAATACAGATGAACTTGCACCCTTGTCATTAGGATTAGTCAAATCACCCGGTAAACTCAGTATTGAAAACGTAAAACTAATTTCAAAAATTTATCCAAATGCAGGTGCTGTAATGATACGAAGAATGTTAGAGATACTTCTTTATAGCAAAATATCACAAGATGATTTAAGAGATGCCTCCGATTTATATTCTATGATTTCAATAGTGAAAGGTAAATTTCAATTAGACGATGAAATTGGAAGAGCAATGTACGGTATCCGAAAACAAGGGAATGCAGGCGCGCATAAAGACAATGTTAGCTTAAAATCAGTAGAAGAATCAATAGTTTGGTTTGCCAAAATAGAGAACGCGTTAAAAAAATAA
- a CDS encoding serine/threonine protein kinase: protein MKQTNFTDRYTIKELLNESNMSIVYLAFDENLKREVIIKKLKAEKPTQEMKNRFKREIEILVELDHPGIIPIYECSYQKEIFYVMKYIKGKSLKELLPNISLESKLLIFKQILEIISFIHKRKILHRDIKPDNILIDNQGKVFIADFGISKFLNNIQTKLTTTDKFIGTIQYASPEHFDPSKLCEVSDVYSLGIILYEMLTGNPPFKDESDSQIMKSHLFVIPSPIESNVNSELKNICMKMLKKEIIERYSNCDEIINQLQSISKIPEKQKNRTQIHFTGLILTLFFFGIPGFLFQDNIKLYMDVTKNKFVSENQEVRQEETKDDKELGKPNDKFDEKQKDTEKIIAEEEIKVTIPEKEKVDNKDNTQKKIYKEMYIQNDEKGYVKLREFANTNSATLNIIPNGYKSEFKKTDQSTQFNKNGKTYFWYYSENLGGYIHGRYVTQDEQISYSNGLRIVDTKYGYKIVEKSELYLIQNKIMKKEKEIGKFSISKEKIFLNFKNGNEKIRCYSDQDTGFSKCKDDIQN from the coding sequence ATGAAACAGACTAATTTTACAGACAGGTATACAATAAAGGAGTTACTCAACGAAAGCAATATGTCTATTGTTTATTTGGCTTTTGATGAAAATTTAAAACGAGAGGTAATCATAAAAAAATTAAAAGCAGAAAAGCCTACACAAGAAATGAAAAATAGATTCAAGAGAGAGATAGAAATTTTAGTCGAGCTTGATCATCCTGGAATTATTCCAATATATGAATGTAGCTATCAAAAGGAAATTTTTTATGTAATGAAATATATCAAAGGGAAAAGTTTAAAAGAACTTCTACCAAATATTTCTCTTGAAAGTAAACTTCTTATCTTTAAGCAAATATTAGAAATAATTTCATTTATTCATAAAAGAAAAATTCTTCATCGAGACATCAAACCAGATAATATTTTAATTGATAACCAAGGTAAAGTATTCATTGCAGACTTTGGAATTTCTAAATTTTTAAATAATATACAAACAAAATTAACAACAACAGATAAATTTATTGGGACAATTCAATACGCATCTCCTGAACATTTTGATCCCAGTAAACTATGTGAAGTAAGCGATGTATATTCTTTAGGGATAATTCTATATGAGATGTTAACAGGGAATCCACCCTTTAAAGATGAATCAGATTCTCAAATTATGAAATCGCATCTTTTTGTTATTCCATCTCCAATTGAGTCCAATGTAAACTCTGAGCTTAAAAATATATGTATGAAAATGTTGAAAAAAGAAATAATAGAACGATATTCAAATTGTGATGAAATTATTAATCAATTACAATCTATTTCCAAAATACCAGAAAAACAGAAGAATAGAACCCAAATTCACTTTACAGGTTTGATTTTGACTCTTTTCTTTTTTGGAATTCCTGGTTTTCTATTTCAAGATAACATTAAACTGTATATGGATGTAACAAAGAATAAGTTTGTATCAGAGAACCAAGAAGTCAGACAAGAAGAAACAAAAGATGATAAAGAACTTGGTAAACCGAACGATAAATTTGACGAAAAACAAAAAGACACAGAAAAAATAATTGCTGAGGAGGAAATAAAAGTTACTATTCCCGAAAAGGAAAAAGTGGATAATAAGGATAATACTCAAAAAAAAATATATAAAGAAATGTATATTCAGAATGATGAAAAGGGCTACGTAAAATTAAGAGAATTTGCAAATACCAATTCAGCTACATTAAATATTATACCTAATGGTTATAAGTCAGAATTCAAAAAAACAGATCAGTCTACACAGTTTAATAAAAATGGTAAAACCTATTTTTGGTATTATTCAGAAAATTTGGGCGGTTATATACATGGCAGATATGTTACACAAGATGAGCAAATTTCCTATTCAAATGGATTACGAATAGTTGATACTAAATATGGATATAAAATTGTAGAAAAATCTGAGTTATATTTGATTCAAAATAAAATAATGAAAAAAGAAAAAGAGATTGGAAAATTTTCAATTAGTAAGGAAAAGATTTTCTTGAATTTTAAAAATGGAAATGAAAAAATACGATGTTATTCCGATCAGGATACTGGTTTCAGTAAATGTAAAGACGATATACAAAATTAA
- a CDS encoding WYL domain-containing protein: protein MKKKITYLSNPEDLSINKLFEVIEILGLFESSGKYFRTKSKVSDSISSLEIENILFELYEKDTDWDRRIKTAKKIYNSKAKFSKVEGNKKGSFINIAKGKELKEEPIYQALFIIGLSSLVLNNSLNLDFLNQFFQQEFPLSFLLFLYHSIKNKTILTLSYKSDRVETISYIKKVVPVKITYRDGHWILIGFSVDNNYFVQYMIHSIKSCNYYELDKDNQPTTYKKQISFNIKEFYQNSFGLSVLRDKDVYTIDILVPFEDKHKIQKRRSEGEWIKNTDNYIWKVKTQDPNEVFDYIFRWNGKLKILSPESMKQLFQNKIRNFLE, encoded by the coding sequence ATGAAAAAGAAAATAACCTATCTTTCAAATCCAGAAGACCTTTCTATTAATAAGCTATTTGAAGTGATTGAAATATTAGGGCTATTCGAAAGTTCAGGAAAGTATTTTAGAACAAAATCAAAAGTGTCAGATTCTATATCAAGTTTGGAGATCGAGAATATTCTGTTTGAGCTATACGAAAAGGATACGGATTGGGATCGAAGAATTAAAACAGCAAAAAAAATATACAATTCAAAAGCTAAATTTTCCAAAGTGGAAGGAAATAAAAAAGGAAGTTTTATTAATATTGCAAAAGGAAAAGAACTAAAAGAGGAACCAATCTATCAGGCACTTTTTATCATAGGACTTTCAAGTCTTGTGTTAAACAATTCTCTAAATTTGGATTTTTTGAATCAATTTTTTCAACAGGAATTTCCATTAAGTTTTTTATTATTTCTATATCATAGTATAAAAAATAAAACGATTCTCACACTCTCATATAAAAGCGATAGAGTCGAAACTATAAGTTACATAAAGAAAGTTGTTCCAGTGAAAATTACATATAGGGATGGACATTGGATTTTAATCGGATTCAGTGTGGATAATAACTATTTTGTGCAATATATGATTCATAGTATCAAATCATGTAATTATTATGAATTAGATAAGGACAATCAGCCCACTACCTATAAAAAACAGATTTCCTTTAATATAAAAGAATTCTATCAGAATAGCTTTGGACTTTCTGTTTTACGAGATAAAGATGTATACACCATTGATATTCTTGTTCCTTTTGAGGATAAACATAAAATACAAAAAAGACGCAGTGAAGGAGAGTGGATTAAAAATACTGATAACTATATCTGGAAAGTAAAAACGCAAGATCCGAATGAAGTGTTCGATTATATTTTTCGATGGAATGGAAAATTAAAAATTCTAAGTCCTGAATCTATGAAACAATTGTTTCAAAATAAGATCAGAAATTTCCTAGAATGA
- a CDS encoding radical SAM protein — translation MDRSKITVNYHLTRHCNYKCKYCYAHFNGVNSLNSSQSQKIVEEIANAGFGKVNFAGGEPLVYKDLGSLIRLAKHSELKTSIITNGSLLSNEWLTENGKFLDIIGISCDSAIESIQNLLGRGNGSAVEKVKQAFLNIQKYNLNADVPIFTKLNSVITSYNYKEDMTDFILNLGINRWKIFQVLHIQGENDLDIESLAISNIEFQEFVNRHLPLQQHGVDVVKEDNELMTNSYLMINPEGQFYQNSSGKYIKSDSITDVGIESALEQISFQYSKFIQRGGSYFIANKNYQLEKI, via the coding sequence ATGGATAGGTCAAAAATTACGGTTAATTATCATTTAACTCGACATTGCAATTATAAGTGCAAATATTGTTATGCTCATTTCAATGGAGTCAATTCTCTAAATTCATCTCAATCACAAAAGATAGTAGAAGAAATAGCAAATGCCGGATTTGGAAAAGTAAATTTTGCTGGTGGAGAACCGCTAGTATATAAAGACCTTGGTAGTCTAATTCGACTTGCTAAGCATTCAGAACTAAAAACTTCTATTATAACAAATGGCTCTCTGCTTTCAAATGAATGGTTAACTGAAAACGGAAAGTTCTTGGATATAATAGGGATTAGCTGCGATAGTGCAATTGAATCTATTCAAAATTTATTGGGCAGAGGAAATGGGAGCGCAGTTGAAAAAGTGAAACAGGCTTTTTTAAACATTCAGAAATACAATCTAAATGCAGATGTTCCCATTTTTACAAAACTAAATTCTGTGATTACAAGTTATAATTATAAAGAAGATATGACTGATTTCATATTAAATCTTGGTATTAATAGATGGAAAATCTTTCAAGTCTTGCATATTCAAGGTGAAAATGATTTGGATATTGAGAGTCTAGCAATTTCCAATATCGAATTTCAAGAATTCGTAAACAGACATCTTCCGTTACAGCAACATGGTGTTGATGTTGTAAAAGAGGATAATGAACTTATGACGAATTCTTATCTTATGATAAATCCCGAAGGACAATTTTACCAGAATTCATCTGGAAAATACATCAAGAGTGATTCTATTACAGATGTAGGCATTGAATCAGCCCTAGAACAAATTTCGTTTCAGTATTCGAAATTCATTCAACGAGGCGGATCCTATTTTATTGCAAATAAAAATTATCAATTGGAGAAAATATGA
- a CDS encoding deoxynucleoside kinase → MKNLFITFEGVDGAGKTTLAEMVTRELKYKYLSAIPDLLNQILPEISKTKSPLATFNFFSLCNSYRSFEIKNLLTTNGVIIDRYFFSTFSYHRLMLGEQVDEVLDLYRNEKSNFLLPNIIIFVTASRDVIGQRISKRENGQDKKQWYGDKISLSLDIVSSYQITLEKMQIPYFHLDTSDKTPEEGCSLILEYIHSKRISI, encoded by the coding sequence ATGAAAAATCTATTCATAACATTTGAAGGCGTTGATGGAGCAGGAAAAACAACACTCGCAGAAATGGTTACACGAGAATTAAAATACAAATATCTTAGTGCAATTCCAGATTTATTAAATCAAATTCTACCGGAAATTAGTAAAACAAAATCTCCATTAGCCACGTTTAACTTTTTTTCTTTGTGCAATAGCTATCGGAGCTTTGAAATCAAAAATTTGCTAACAACAAACGGAGTAATTATTGATAGATATTTCTTTTCTACCTTTTCCTACCATCGACTCATGCTTGGAGAACAAGTTGATGAAGTATTAGATTTGTATCGAAATGAAAAATCAAATTTTCTTCTGCCAAATATAATTATATTTGTTACTGCCTCTAGAGATGTAATAGGTCAGAGGATTTCTAAAAGAGAGAATGGGCAGGATAAGAAACAATGGTATGGGGATAAAATCAGTTTGTCGCTAGATATTGTCTCCTCTTATCAAATCACTTTGGAAAAAATGCAAATTCCTTATTTTCATTTAGATACTTCGGATAAAACTCCAGAAGAAGGATGTTCGCTTATCTTAGAATATATTCATAGTAAAAGAATATCCATTTGA
- a CDS encoding UPF0175 family protein, whose product MLLTIDLPDSFQLYNQESLLTEVRLSIALMFFQQKKISIGKAIQIANLSIYEFQKECQKNKIPIVDYDPDELKTEFKLLKQELM is encoded by the coding sequence ATGTTATTAACTATTGATTTACCAGATAGCTTTCAATTGTATAATCAGGAGTCTTTGTTGACTGAAGTTCGGCTTAGCATAGCACTTATGTTTTTTCAGCAGAAGAAAATTTCAATAGGAAAGGCGATACAAATTGCTAATCTTTCTATTTACGAATTTCAAAAAGAATGCCAAAAAAATAAAATCCCAATAGTTGATTATGATCCAGATGAATTGAAAACGGAATTCAAACTTCTAAAGCAGGAATTAATGTGA
- a CDS encoding DUF3368 domain-containing protein, with protein MILIADSSALIALAHCNCLETLETLFGVVKIPEAVYREVIYEFKPESEKLKQFLAQKIEKVNILDYLIVEGVLGNGEMEAMALYKKIGGDWLLVDDEKARKAARLNNIKIIGSLGVLLIAKERKLIQYIRPYINKIQESNIYYSEKILKEVFELANEI; from the coding sequence GTGATATTAATCGCAGACAGTTCTGCTTTAATAGCACTTGCGCATTGCAATTGTTTGGAAACTTTAGAAACGCTTTTCGGTGTGGTTAAAATACCCGAGGCAGTCTATCGGGAAGTAATTTATGAATTCAAACCTGAATCAGAGAAATTAAAACAATTCCTTGCTCAAAAAATTGAAAAAGTAAATATCTTGGATTATTTGATTGTAGAAGGTGTATTAGGCAATGGTGAAATGGAAGCCATGGCTTTGTATAAAAAAATAGGCGGTGATTGGCTCTTAGTAGATGATGAGAAAGCCAGAAAAGCTGCACGTTTGAATAACATAAAAATTATTGGTAGTCTTGGCGTTTTATTAATAGCTAAAGAAAGAAAACTAATCCAATACATTCGCCCATATATAAATAAAATTCAAGAGTCAAATATCTATTATTCTGAAAAAATACTAAAAGAAGTTTTCGAATTAGCAAATGAAATTTAA
- a CDS encoding glucose 1-dehydrogenase, with amino-acid sequence MAKEFEGKVAIVTGTASPRGLGRAICNRIAEDGGNVVLVDLKQDQCDQAAKEVADTYGVKTIGIACNVTKYADCENVMAKTKETFGKLDFLVNNAGVLKDNLLMRMSEEDFDFVMDVNLKGVFLMTKASAKLILKAESGRIVNISSVSGLVGQAAQANYSSSKAGVIALTKVTAREFSGRGVLVNAVCPGYVQTDMTGSLPADIQEKLKEMVPLKRPATPEDIAGAVRFFLGKDSSYITGTILRVDGGGAIGM; translated from the coding sequence ATGGCAAAAGAATTTGAAGGAAAAGTAGCAATTGTAACAGGAACAGCATCCCCCCGCGGACTGGGTCGCGCGATTTGTAATCGAATCGCAGAAGATGGCGGTAATGTAGTGTTAGTCGACTTAAAGCAGGATCAGTGTGACCAAGCGGCAAAAGAAGTTGCCGATACTTACGGAGTTAAAACAATTGGTATAGCGTGTAACGTTACTAAGTATGCAGATTGCGAAAACGTTATGGCGAAGACCAAAGAGACTTTTGGTAAATTGGATTTTTTAGTCAACAACGCAGGTGTTTTAAAAGACAATTTGCTTATGCGTATGTCGGAAGAAGATTTTGATTTTGTGATGGATGTGAACTTGAAAGGTGTATTTCTTATGACCAAGGCTTCTGCCAAGTTAATTCTAAAAGCAGAGTCGGGGCGAATCGTGAATATCTCCTCTGTCTCAGGGCTTGTTGGACAAGCGGCACAGGCTAATTACTCTTCGTCTAAAGCGGGTGTCATCGCATTAACAAAAGTAACCGCTCGTGAGTTTTCAGGGCGAGGAGTATTAGTAAATGCGGTTTGTCCCGGTTATGTGCAAACAGATATGACTGGTTCGCTTCCAGCAGATATCCAAGAAAAACTAAAAGAAATGGTACCACTCAAACGTCCCGCAACTCCAGAAGATATTGCCGGGGCAGTTAGATTTTTTCTTGGAAAAGATTCATCGTATATCACAGGCACAATTCTGCGCGTAGACGGCGGCGGCGCGATTGGTATGTAG
- a CDS encoding GxxExxY protein yields MDAKELNLITERIIGCCIEVHRELGPGLLESIYEKALMTEFNLNSIQYTNQVVVPVIYKKQNIDEYRLDFLIEDEIVLELKAVDRIEPIFEAQVLTYLKVTEKKIGLLINFNNVLLKNGIKRIIL; encoded by the coding sequence ATGGATGCGAAAGAGCTTAACTTAATAACGGAACGAATTATAGGATGTTGTATTGAAGTTCATAGAGAATTGGGACCGGGGTTGCTGGAATCTATTTATGAAAAAGCTTTGATGACTGAATTTAATTTAAACTCAATTCAATATACAAATCAAGTTGTAGTTCCTGTTATTTATAAAAAACAAAATATCGATGAATATAGATTAGACTTTCTAATCGAAGATGAAATTGTTTTAGAATTAAAAGCAGTTGATAGAATTGAACCAATCTTCGAAGCACAAGTATTAACATATTTAAAAGTTACAGAAAAGAAAATAGGCTTATTAATTAATTTTAATAATGTCTTGTTAAAAAATGGAATTAAGCGAATAATATTATAA